One Actinomyces respiraculi DNA window includes the following coding sequences:
- a CDS encoding (deoxy)nucleoside triphosphate pyrophosphohydrolase, which translates to MALPYPRLVVSAAILDSLEHPTAMLCAARSYPAEHAGQYELPGGKVDPGETPEGALVRELDEELSLAIRPGAELRPPEHLAIGAPEPDPTFPRDTAPAWPAMHGYRMRVWLAEPADPHRALRPGSAHESVRWVPLDEVEVLDWLPADLPILTGLRALLSR; encoded by the coding sequence ATGGCCCTGCCCTACCCGCGTCTTGTCGTCTCGGCCGCTATCCTCGACTCCCTCGAGCATCCGACGGCGATGCTGTGCGCCGCACGCTCCTACCCCGCCGAGCACGCCGGGCAGTACGAGCTGCCGGGCGGCAAGGTGGACCCCGGCGAGACGCCCGAGGGGGCCCTGGTGCGCGAGCTCGACGAGGAGCTGTCCCTCGCCATCCGCCCGGGCGCGGAGCTGAGGCCCCCGGAGCACCTCGCCATCGGCGCGCCGGAGCCGGACCCGACCTTCCCCCGTGACACCGCCCCGGCCTGGCCGGCGATGCACGGCTACCGCATGCGGGTCTGGCTCGCCGAGCCGGCCGATCCGCACCGCGCGCTCCGCCCCGGCAGTGCGCACGAGTCCGTGCGCTGGGTGCCGCTCGATGAGGTGGAGGTTCTGGACTGGCTGCCGGCGGACCTGCCGATCCTCACGGGTCTGCGGGCCCTGCTCTCACGCTGA
- a CDS encoding TetR/AcrR family transcriptional regulator has protein sequence MPKIMGSSLAEHRERTRNALFDALSELMAHRSFDKITLSDVAAHAGVGRTAVYNHFADKEDLLLAFMEHETARYAEQLSRALTGVEDPIDRLRIYVRQQAIVKRSYHFPTTGPLSSAVSRSTAGRLRAHAGLMAQMLAQILTDAMDSGVIPRQDPAQVIPLVHACVMGGRPTPTDPQQRAAYLAALDAFVLRAVGAPVPHHDVPVLVRSSATEPETPAKPPVAAAG, from the coding sequence ATGCCCAAGATTATGGGGAGCTCGTTGGCCGAGCACCGCGAACGCACCCGAAACGCTCTCTTCGATGCGCTCTCGGAGCTCATGGCCCACCGATCCTTCGACAAGATCACCCTGTCCGACGTCGCCGCCCACGCCGGGGTCGGGCGCACCGCGGTGTACAACCACTTCGCGGACAAGGAGGACCTGCTCCTGGCCTTCATGGAGCACGAGACCGCCCGCTACGCCGAGCAGCTCTCCCGCGCCCTGACCGGTGTTGAGGACCCCATCGACCGCCTGCGCATCTACGTGCGCCAGCAGGCGATCGTCAAGCGCAGCTATCACTTCCCGACGACGGGCCCCCTGTCCTCCGCCGTCTCCCGCAGCACCGCCGGGCGCCTGCGCGCCCACGCCGGCCTCATGGCGCAGATGCTCGCGCAGATCCTCACCGACGCCATGGACTCCGGCGTCATCCCGCGCCAGGACCCCGCCCAGGTCATCCCGCTCGTGCACGCCTGCGTCATGGGCGGGCGCCCGACGCCGACGGACCCGCAGCAGCGTGCCGCCTACCTCGCGGCGCTCGACGCCTTCGTGCTGCGCGCCGTGGGCGCCCCCGTGCCGCACCACGACGTCCCGGTGCTCGTGCGCTCCTCGGCGACCGAGCCGGAGACGCCCGCGAAGCCCCCGGTCGCCGCCGCCGGCTGA
- a CDS encoding tetratricopeptide repeat protein — protein MSAPILPGQDARFAPGGVSQAEQSAYAGVVAPQQQKKDEDPDVRGRRRRRRLLGYGVVPAVLTLAAAIWMGYLSVMTMLGHSAVGSGDYATAVSRYEAVAKVDPWIEQWRVHYNLGTAHLLAGDLDPAQTALEQALEEAPLAGWVEVSYTDGTSARVRDPWAPECLVRTNLYALHIARWSEALAAGDAAVAETERAAMTRAAGECEVDPPPETSSESSGGSSSEPSSDPSSEPSSGPSSEPSARPSAEPSAQPSAGPSAEPSAQPSPSPSVSEQQRKLEERNSEANPTESAGLGSDNRRRW, from the coding sequence ATGAGCGCACCGATCCTGCCCGGGCAGGACGCCCGCTTCGCCCCCGGCGGTGTGAGCCAGGCCGAACAGAGTGCCTACGCAGGCGTCGTCGCCCCGCAGCAGCAGAAGAAGGACGAGGACCCGGACGTCCGCGGGCGTCGGCGTCGGCGTCGGCTCCTCGGCTACGGGGTCGTGCCCGCCGTCCTCACCCTCGCGGCTGCGATCTGGATGGGCTACCTCAGCGTCATGACGATGCTTGGCCACAGCGCCGTCGGCTCGGGCGATTACGCCACGGCCGTGAGCCGTTACGAGGCCGTGGCCAAGGTGGACCCGTGGATTGAGCAGTGGCGCGTGCACTACAACCTCGGCACCGCCCACCTGCTCGCCGGGGACCTGGACCCGGCGCAGACCGCGCTCGAGCAGGCTCTGGAGGAGGCGCCGCTCGCCGGATGGGTCGAGGTCTCCTACACGGACGGCACGAGCGCGCGCGTGCGTGACCCGTGGGCCCCGGAGTGCCTGGTGCGCACCAACCTCTACGCCCTGCACATCGCGCGCTGGTCCGAGGCGTTGGCGGCGGGGGATGCCGCCGTGGCGGAGACTGAGCGCGCGGCCATGACTCGGGCTGCGGGCGAGTGCGAGGTCGACCCGCCGCCGGAGACCAGCAGTGAGTCCAGCGGCGGTTCCAGCAGTGAGCCGAGCAGCGATCCCAGCAGCGAGCCCAGTAGTGGGCCCAGCAGCGAGCCTTCGGCCCGGCCGAGTGCTGAGCCGAGTGCGCAGCCGAGCGCAGGACCCAGTGCAGAGCCGAGCGCGCAGCCGAGCCCCTCGCCGTCGGTGAGTGAGCAGCAGCGCAAGCTCGAGGAGCGCAACAGCGAGGCCAACCCGACCGAGTCCGCGGGCCTCGGGTCGGACAACCGCCGTCGCTGGTAG
- a CDS encoding vWA domain-containing protein, whose protein sequence is MRLVPVLPGGWWTVILVAALMAALLALAARPALGPDADPGTRVGWVRRVLLAVVTLALLTGPSLPSHESRSVSSLEVYLMVDRTGSMAAEDWAGGPGAGGGVRLDGVKEDLRAIVAAHPGARFSIIALDSAAARELPLTSDVDAVYSWIDSLQQEVSDRSTGSSLQRALPLLTSTLTAAAERDPEDARVLYILSDGESTEEGAGATGADAARRAWQRLGGQVDVGAVLGYGTEAGGPMRAFDGVTSGDYIKDPTTGEPGVSVPDTAALTMVAESLGVPYLQRDGTDDDPTSSFTDLDVAVTTALTDGRERLGVQRYLTWPLGLLASGLLIWELVHLAITDRGLRRLTRSAEAVR, encoded by the coding sequence ATGAGACTCGTGCCCGTCCTGCCCGGCGGCTGGTGGACCGTCATCCTCGTCGCCGCGCTCATGGCCGCCTTGCTCGCACTTGCCGCGCGCCCGGCCCTGGGTCCCGATGCCGACCCCGGTACCAGAGTGGGATGGGTGCGGCGCGTGCTCCTCGCCGTCGTCACCCTCGCCCTCCTGACCGGGCCCAGCCTGCCCTCGCATGAGAGCCGGAGCGTGTCCTCCCTGGAGGTCTACCTCATGGTGGACCGCACCGGCTCCATGGCCGCCGAGGACTGGGCCGGTGGCCCGGGTGCGGGCGGCGGCGTCCGCCTCGACGGTGTCAAGGAGGACCTGCGTGCCATCGTCGCCGCCCACCCCGGGGCCCGCTTCAGCATCATCGCCCTGGACTCCGCCGCCGCCCGCGAGCTGCCGCTGACCAGCGACGTCGATGCGGTCTACTCCTGGATCGACTCCCTTCAGCAGGAGGTCTCCGACCGCTCCACCGGCTCCTCCCTCCAGCGGGCTCTGCCGCTGCTGACCTCCACTCTCACCGCGGCCGCCGAGCGCGACCCCGAGGACGCCCGCGTCCTCTACATCCTCAGCGACGGCGAGTCCACTGAGGAGGGGGCGGGGGCCACCGGCGCCGATGCCGCCCGGCGGGCCTGGCAGAGGCTCGGAGGTCAGGTCGATGTCGGCGCCGTCCTCGGCTATGGCACCGAGGCCGGCGGCCCTATGCGCGCCTTTGACGGCGTCACCTCCGGCGACTACATCAAGGACCCCACCACCGGCGAACCCGGTGTCTCTGTCCCGGACACGGCCGCCCTCACCATGGTCGCCGAGAGTCTGGGCGTCCCCTACCTCCAGCGTGACGGCACCGACGACGACCCGACGAGCAGCTTCACCGATCTCGACGTTGCGGTCACCACCGCCCTGACGGACGGGCGTGAGCGGCTCGGCGTCCAGCGTTACCTCACCTGGCCCCTGGGGCTGCTCGCCAGCGGTTTGCTCATCTGGGAGCTCGTGCACCTGGCCATCACCGACCGCGGCCTGCGCCGCCTGACTCGATCGGCGGAGGCGGTCCGATGA
- a CDS encoding vWA domain-containing protein: MVMPWLTAALVLVAAVLVVLAATGLLTGRSGRLSDALKRLRRTSPSDPAPMRLGNAAALLASPHVRSSIAHRRVVLAGLALLAVGAFSASATLAGRPVAVTERSDTLSNRDIVLCLDTSTSMLTTDARILQTFSDLLDSFDGERVALVAWNSTAQTMVPLTDDYDLLRSEMHEIAEALDFVPSYGNPALYDYYDTFIGTFGDVEASSLIGDGLASCALAFDREVEDRSRTVILASDNQVLDPYDLQIYNLAEAADLATERGVRLISVYGADPELLDPYLAADDITRARAELQTVTTEHGGLFYESDDADAAAGIVRELEADQIEEVQGDVVTVVSDEPVAPAARLMVCVVVLLGLAAWRRV; the protein is encoded by the coding sequence ATGGTGATGCCCTGGCTCACCGCAGCCCTGGTGCTCGTGGCTGCCGTGCTTGTCGTCCTCGCCGCCACCGGCCTTCTGACCGGCCGGAGCGGGCGGCTGAGCGACGCCCTCAAGCGCCTGCGCCGCACGTCCCCCTCAGACCCCGCCCCCATGCGGCTGGGCAACGCCGCCGCCCTGCTCGCCAGCCCCCATGTGCGCAGCTCCATCGCCCACCGCCGCGTGGTGCTCGCCGGCCTCGCGTTGCTCGCCGTCGGCGCCTTCTCCGCCTCCGCCACCCTCGCCGGCCGTCCCGTCGCCGTCACCGAGCGCTCCGACACCCTGTCCAACCGCGACATCGTCCTGTGCCTGGACACCTCCACGTCCATGCTCACCACCGACGCCCGGATCCTTCAGACCTTCTCCGACCTCCTCGACTCCTTCGACGGCGAGCGCGTGGCCCTGGTCGCCTGGAACAGCACCGCCCAGACGATGGTGCCCCTGACCGACGACTACGATCTCCTGCGTAGCGAGATGCACGAGATCGCTGAGGCCCTCGACTTCGTCCCCAGCTACGGCAACCCGGCTCTCTACGACTACTACGACACCTTTATCGGTACCTTCGGCGATGTCGAGGCCTCCTCCCTCATTGGCGACGGCCTGGCCTCCTGCGCCCTCGCCTTCGACCGCGAGGTGGAGGACCGCTCGCGCACCGTCATCCTCGCCAGCGACAACCAGGTGCTGGACCCCTACGACCTGCAGATCTACAACCTGGCCGAGGCCGCCGATCTGGCCACCGAGCGGGGCGTGCGCCTCATCTCCGTCTACGGCGCCGACCCCGAGCTCCTCGACCCCTACCTCGCCGCGGACGACATCACACGGGCCCGCGCCGAGCTCCAGACCGTCACCACCGAGCACGGCGGCCTCTTCTACGAGTCCGACGACGCCGACGCCGCCGCCGGCATCGTGCGCGAGCTCGAGGCCGACCAGATCGAAGAGGTCCAGGGCGACGTCGTCACCGTCGTGAGCGACGAGCCTGTTGCGCCTGCCGCCCGGCTGATGGTGTGCGTCGTGGTCCTGCTTGGCCTGGCCGCTTGGAGGCGAGTATGA
- a CDS encoding alpha-amylase encodes MPLWMPVVAVIAVLIVAAWLIGTLIGTRPDTSHAVGDIPMAPEERRGWIETVEAAAARYREGTTDLRALHLELAAALRGFASERSGEDLESATVREILDMADTAGPRSIDERLRLVDRGRRPLDTNPLGHVGELLYVWEQPSFDRDPAAAAEEAISLARQVVTRW; translated from the coding sequence ATGCCCCTGTGGATGCCCGTCGTCGCCGTCATCGCCGTCCTCATCGTGGCCGCCTGGCTCATCGGCACCCTCATCGGCACCCGCCCGGACACCTCCCACGCCGTCGGCGACATCCCCATGGCTCCCGAGGAGCGCCGCGGCTGGATCGAGACCGTCGAGGCCGCGGCCGCCCGCTACCGCGAGGGCACGACCGACCTGCGCGCCCTCCACCTCGAGCTCGCCGCCGCCCTGCGCGGCTTCGCCTCCGAGCGCAGCGGCGAGGACCTTGAGAGCGCCACCGTCCGCGAGATCCTCGACATGGCCGACACCGCGGGGCCTCGCAGCATCGACGAGCGCCTGCGCCTGGTCGACCGCGGCCGCCGCCCCTTGGACACCAACCCCCTCGGCCATGTCGGCGAGCTCCTCTACGTGTGGGAGCAGCCCTCCTTCGACCGCGACCCCGCGGCGGCCGCCGAGGAGGCCATCTCCCTCGCCAGGCAGGTGGTGACCCGATGGTGA
- a CDS encoding DUF58 domain-containing protein translates to MASFPTSRLARVRGRLELPTLRRATGLLDGRHKSVLIGRGQDFDDLSLYRPGDDVGDIDWKASARAGQPVIKRFQRESNLPLVLAVDTGRTMAAQASDGTDKRDLAQTVADTLAYLARQRGDTVALVAADAGRMVDRPARSGSEHAEMLLALLDRQLGALTTGREVPGAGASAEEPEIVLVPGAPASRVSAVLQRVSTWHRRRSLVVLITDTAHPDATQDPEVALWLRRLSAQHELIVVQIADAAPLGPGRRRDVELDAEVPAFLREDRRLVAQVEADDGARRARVRALLDSRHIEHVTITSRERMVDELADLLARQRLASSRRRR, encoded by the coding sequence ATGGCCTCCTTCCCGACCTCTCGGCTGGCGCGGGTGCGCGGACGCCTCGAGCTGCCCACGCTGCGGCGTGCCACCGGCCTGCTCGACGGTCGCCACAAGTCCGTGCTCATCGGGCGTGGGCAGGATTTTGACGACCTGTCGCTCTACCGGCCGGGCGACGACGTGGGCGACATCGACTGGAAGGCCTCCGCCAGGGCCGGGCAACCGGTCATCAAACGCTTCCAGCGCGAGTCGAACCTGCCGCTCGTCCTCGCCGTCGACACCGGCCGTACCATGGCCGCACAGGCTTCCGACGGCACGGACAAGCGCGACCTCGCCCAGACGGTCGCCGACACCCTGGCCTACCTGGCCCGGCAGCGCGGGGACACCGTCGCTCTCGTCGCCGCCGACGCCGGCCGCATGGTGGACCGTCCGGCCCGCTCCGGCTCCGAGCACGCCGAGATGCTCCTGGCCCTGCTGGACCGTCAGCTCGGCGCTCTCACCACCGGCCGCGAGGTCCCCGGGGCCGGGGCGTCAGCTGAGGAGCCGGAGATCGTGCTCGTCCCCGGCGCGCCCGCCTCCCGGGTCTCAGCCGTCCTCCAGCGCGTCTCCACCTGGCACCGCCGCCGCAGCCTCGTCGTCCTCATCACCGACACCGCCCACCCGGACGCCACACAGGACCCGGAGGTGGCCCTGTGGCTCAGGCGCCTGTCCGCCCAGCACGAGCTCATCGTCGTCCAGATCGCCGACGCCGCCCCGCTCGGTCCCGGCCGCCGTCGTGACGTCGAGCTCGACGCCGAGGTCCCCGCCTTCCTGCGCGAGGACCGCCGTCTCGTGGCCCAGGTGGAAGCCGACGACGGCGCCCGGCGGGCACGCGTGAGGGCGCTGCTCGACTCGCGCCACATCGAGCACGTGACCATCACCTCGCGTGAGCGGATGGTGGACGAGCTCGCGGACCTGCTCGCCCGCCAGCGCCTGGCCTCCTCGCGCAGGAGGAGGTGA
- a CDS encoding AAA family ATPase, whose amino-acid sequence MSTEPVPTAHAVPEQPAHGTGPADDTVALAARQVGYGQAPSAPSGPAYPTTGTLPTSSELRREAQRTARIDARPTSPEEDVARAGELVGRVTKIFSQRVVGQHQLRVSLLSTLIAGGHILLESVPGLAKTTAAQTLASAVSGSFRRIQCTPDLMPNDIVGTQVLNYATGEMTTQLGPVHANIVLLDEINRSSAKTQSAMLEAMQERQTSIGGVVYPLPHPFIVLATQNPIEEEGTYVLPEAQMDRFLMKEILSYPRPQEEADVLDRVCRRSFDKPVTTPPITTEDVEWLQGAAERVYVDPVIKQYIVALVNTTRGGGPRPVPGIERHVRVGASPRGGIALMKVAQTIALQAGRTYVTPDDVGLLRHSVLRHRLVLTYDALADAVAPEAIIDAVFAAVPTP is encoded by the coding sequence ATGAGCACCGAGCCGGTCCCCACCGCCCACGCGGTGCCCGAGCAGCCCGCCCACGGTACCGGCCCGGCCGACGACACCGTTGCCCTTGCGGCCCGCCAGGTGGGTTACGGGCAGGCCCCCTCGGCGCCGTCGGGACCCGCCTACCCGACCACCGGCACGCTGCCCACCTCCAGCGAGCTGCGGCGTGAGGCCCAACGCACCGCCCGGATCGACGCCCGCCCCACCAGCCCCGAGGAGGATGTCGCCCGCGCCGGAGAACTCGTCGGCCGGGTCACTAAGATCTTCTCCCAGCGCGTCGTCGGCCAGCACCAGCTGCGTGTCAGCCTGCTGTCCACCCTCATCGCCGGCGGCCACATCCTGCTCGAGTCCGTGCCCGGCCTGGCCAAGACCACCGCGGCCCAGACCCTCGCCTCCGCCGTCTCCGGCTCCTTCCGCCGCATCCAGTGCACGCCGGACCTCATGCCCAACGACATCGTCGGCACCCAGGTCCTCAACTACGCCACCGGTGAGATGACCACCCAGCTGGGGCCCGTGCACGCCAACATCGTCCTGCTTGACGAGATCAACCGCTCCTCGGCCAAGACCCAGTCCGCGATGCTCGAGGCCATGCAGGAGCGCCAGACCTCCATCGGCGGCGTCGTCTACCCGCTGCCGCACCCCTTCATAGTGCTCGCCACCCAGAACCCCATCGAGGAGGAGGGCACCTACGTCCTGCCCGAGGCCCAGATGGACCGCTTCCTTATGAAGGAGATTCTGTCCTACCCCAGGCCGCAGGAGGAGGCCGACGTCCTCGACCGCGTCTGCCGCCGCTCCTTCGACAAGCCCGTGACCACGCCCCCCATCACCACCGAGGACGTCGAGTGGCTCCAGGGCGCTGCCGAGCGCGTCTACGTGGACCCGGTGATCAAGCAGTACATCGTCGCCCTGGTCAACACCACGCGCGGAGGCGGCCCGCGCCCCGTGCCCGGTATCGAGCGTCACGTGCGCGTGGGCGCCTCCCCCCGCGGCGGCATCGCCCTCATGAAGGTCGCCCAGACCATCGCCCTGCAGGCCGGGCGCACCTACGTCACGCCGGACGACGTCGGCCTGCTGCGTCATTCCGTCCTGCGCCACCGCCTCGTGCTCACCTACGACGCTCTTGCCGACGCCGTCGCCCCCGAGGCGATCATCGATGCGGTCTTCGCCGCCGTCCCCACCCCCTGA
- a CDS encoding PP2C family protein-serine/threonine phosphatase: protein MADTAHSGVTQPSGPDGAGGIPAPGIPAPGTPHPGDLVPLVGAATDVGRLRRVNEDGYLALAPAFVVVDGMGGHSAGRAAARAALSALSPLGGTRVTSTEQVVEAVREAAAAVSAIPSQSVHRPGATVAGAVLAHLPGPDGDVPTWVVLNIGDTRVYLMRDGTFTQASHDHSQVQELVDAGRLTPAAARRDPRRNIVTRALGGGIDDDGVPALSLLPAAIADRLLVCSDGLSDELDDDALAALLGSGLPPQRTAEAAIAAALEHGGHDNVTVLVVDLPGPQAPAIASQDAESEEPRQA, encoded by the coding sequence ATGGCGGACACGGCCCACTCAGGCGTCACACAGCCCTCGGGACCCGACGGTGCAGGCGGCATCCCAGCCCCCGGCATCCCAGCCCCCGGCACCCCACACCCCGGCGACCTCGTGCCCCTCGTCGGCGCCGCTACCGACGTCGGCCGGCTGCGGCGCGTCAACGAGGACGGCTACCTCGCCCTCGCCCCCGCCTTCGTCGTCGTCGACGGCATGGGAGGCCACAGCGCCGGACGGGCCGCCGCACGCGCCGCCCTGAGTGCGCTGAGCCCCCTGGGGGGCACCCGCGTCACCAGCACCGAGCAGGTCGTCGAGGCCGTGCGCGAGGCCGCCGCCGCGGTCTCCGCCATCCCCTCCCAGTCCGTCCACCGTCCCGGGGCGACCGTCGCCGGAGCCGTCCTCGCCCACCTGCCCGGGCCCGACGGCGACGTGCCCACCTGGGTGGTGCTCAACATCGGTGACACCCGCGTCTACCTCATGCGCGACGGGACGTTCACCCAGGCCAGCCACGACCACTCCCAGGTGCAGGAGCTCGTCGACGCCGGCCGCCTCACCCCCGCAGCGGCCCGCCGCGACCCGCGCCGCAACATCGTCACCCGCGCCCTGGGCGGTGGGATCGACGACGACGGCGTGCCCGCCCTGAGCCTCCTGCCCGCCGCCATCGCCGACCGTCTGCTCGTGTGCTCCGACGGCCTGAGCGACGAGCTCGACGACGACGCCCTCGCCGCCCTCCTCGGCTCGGGACTGCCCCCGCAGCGCACGGCGGAGGCTGCGATCGCCGCCGCCCTGGAGCACGGTGGTCACGACAACGTCACGGTCCTCGTCGTCGACCTGCCCGGGCCGCAGGCACCGGCGATCGCCTCCCAGGACGCCGAGAGCGAGGAGCCGAGGCAGGCGTGA
- a CDS encoding MFS transporter → MPLPTAGAYGRILSRPGALLFSSAGLMARFPMSMVGISTILAVQSLYGDYTAAGIVSAATLVAAAVGTPLLARLIDMHGQRRVMLPSVLVSGTSLLGLILAAQALAPLWLLVLLAVGTGGFGGSMGSLVRSRWTTILSTPEDIHTAFSLESALDELAYMVGPVLATAASTTSALPVTSGLIISLFLQVVGGLLFLSQRSTEPVPHPRTRRPRRRPDDDAARRQEVDALLAARPTPVLRQGAVVAITVIFLFSGAMFGANDVTAVAFATELGQRGSTGIALATWATGSCVAALLYGSRSWGWPLWKQLVLGVVWLALGASTFVFAPSLGVLAVLYALVGLGTAPTMAAGNNIVQATVARSQLTEGLAWISTSINIGVSLGSMVGGVVIDAAGSHGGYLFTAGMSWMAAVAMIIGLPALRRARSSAHLPGLGDPEPGGPDEDSEEVGPGADRN, encoded by the coding sequence ATGCCCCTTCCCACTGCCGGCGCCTACGGGCGAATCCTGTCGCGGCCGGGTGCGCTGCTGTTCTCCAGTGCCGGGCTCATGGCCCGTTTCCCCATGTCGATGGTGGGGATCTCGACGATCCTGGCGGTCCAGTCCCTCTACGGCGACTACACGGCCGCCGGGATCGTCTCGGCGGCAACGCTGGTCGCCGCCGCCGTCGGAACGCCTCTGCTCGCCCGTCTCATCGACATGCACGGCCAGCGGCGGGTCATGCTGCCCTCGGTGCTGGTCTCCGGCACCAGCCTGCTGGGCCTCATCCTGGCCGCGCAGGCACTGGCTCCCCTGTGGCTCCTGGTGCTGCTCGCAGTCGGCACCGGGGGCTTTGGTGGATCCATGGGCTCTCTCGTGCGTTCGCGCTGGACCACGATCCTGAGCACGCCCGAGGACATCCACACCGCCTTCTCGCTGGAGTCCGCGCTCGACGAGCTCGCCTACATGGTCGGACCGGTGCTGGCGACCGCCGCCTCCACCACCTCCGCCCTGCCGGTGACGAGCGGCTTGATCATCTCCCTGTTCCTGCAGGTCGTCGGCGGTCTGCTCTTCCTGTCCCAGCGCTCGACTGAGCCGGTCCCGCACCCGCGCACCCGCCGTCCGCGCCGCCGCCCCGATGACGACGCCGCCCGCCGCCAGGAGGTCGACGCGCTGCTCGCCGCCCGTCCCACCCCCGTACTGCGGCAGGGGGCCGTCGTCGCCATCACCGTGATCTTCCTGTTCAGCGGCGCGATGTTCGGTGCCAACGACGTCACGGCGGTCGCCTTCGCCACGGAGCTGGGCCAGCGCGGTTCGACCGGCATCGCCCTGGCCACCTGGGCGACGGGCTCCTGCGTGGCGGCCCTCCTGTACGGCTCGCGCTCGTGGGGCTGGCCCCTGTGGAAGCAGCTGGTCCTGGGGGTTGTGTGGCTCGCGCTGGGCGCCTCGACCTTCGTGTTCGCCCCCAGCCTGGGGGTCCTCGCCGTCCTGTACGCGCTCGTCGGCCTGGGCACGGCGCCGACGATGGCGGCCGGCAACAACATCGTGCAGGCGACCGTCGCCCGTTCCCAGCTCACCGAGGGCCTGGCGTGGATCAGCACCTCCATCAACATCGGGGTGTCGCTGGGCTCGATGGTGGGGGGTGTCGTCATTGACGCCGCGGGCTCGCACGGCGGCTACCTCTTCACCGCGGGCATGTCCTGGATGGCGGCCGTGGCGATGATCATCGGCCTGCCGGCTCTGCGCCGCGCGCGCTCCAGCGCCCACCTGCCGGGGCTCGGCGATCCCGAGCCTGGCGGCCCCGATGAGGACAGCGAGGAGGTCGGCCCCGGTGCGGACAGGAACTGA
- a CDS encoding glycosyltransferase 87 family protein: protein MRTGTDSPGSDRGSSEPGPSDAVSPASTTPEAGPVPGARPGRAARPEPLTPSVLVLTALAVLGSLTGWAAVAVVTQPWLVSDDGGPVFHLDAWIYRTAVEQWRAGGSLYDWWVFPAEHMLPFTYPPFAAWALTPLTWVDHELSQTLLTVATPVAVAVTIWACLRSVLPGDPLRSAGRRGPGLPRPVVLAVAVPWLTVVSVALVEPVYKTMEYGQVNAVLMALVAVDLLVVPRGSRWRGVLSGLAAAFKLTPAIAVLVLLARREWRAAATMVAGALVVTVGAAVASPSESWQFFSRAMWDPTRAGNADYAGNQNLRAVLARAWPTSLPEHGTSLVWAAVVAASIVGAWLLLRRLEPTGVHGRGRTDAEVPGGRGGSTVGDPVGGGLAEGRAGVDPAEGTVPLLQVSVTMVLGLLISPISWSHHWVWAVPALIALVAAAIRWRRVSLLAVAGGGGVVYLLAAHWWFTEGNHIERDWPWWQQLLGSSYTWWALGAGVVVGLTLRHDRVPTP, encoded by the coding sequence GTGCGGACAGGAACTGACTCCCCCGGCTCCGACCGGGGGTCCTCCGAGCCGGGTCCCTCCGACGCCGTGAGCCCGGCCTCCACCACCCCCGAGGCCGGACCGGTCCCCGGCGCACGGCCCGGGAGAGCCGCCCGGCCGGAGCCCCTGACGCCGTCGGTCCTGGTACTGACCGCCCTGGCCGTGCTCGGGTCCCTGACCGGGTGGGCGGCCGTCGCCGTCGTGACCCAGCCGTGGCTCGTCTCCGACGACGGCGGCCCCGTCTTCCACCTCGACGCCTGGATCTACCGCACCGCCGTGGAGCAGTGGCGTGCGGGCGGAAGCCTGTACGACTGGTGGGTCTTTCCCGCCGAGCACATGTTGCCCTTCACCTACCCGCCCTTCGCCGCCTGGGCCCTCACACCCCTGACCTGGGTGGATCACGAGCTCTCGCAGACGCTGCTCACCGTCGCCACGCCCGTGGCCGTCGCCGTGACGATCTGGGCGTGCCTGCGCAGTGTGCTGCCAGGGGACCCCCTGCGCTCCGCAGGCAGACGAGGTCCGGGGCTGCCACGCCCGGTGGTGCTCGCGGTCGCGGTGCCGTGGCTGACGGTGGTGTCGGTGGCACTCGTCGAGCCGGTGTACAAGACGATGGAGTACGGGCAGGTCAATGCCGTGCTCATGGCGCTGGTGGCGGTCGACCTGCTCGTGGTGCCCCGGGGCTCGCGCTGGCGCGGGGTGCTCAGTGGCCTGGCGGCGGCCTTCAAGCTCACGCCGGCGATCGCCGTGCTCGTGCTGCTCGCGCGGCGCGAGTGGCGGGCTGCCGCGACGATGGTGGCCGGCGCGCTGGTGGTGACGGTCGGCGCGGCGGTGGCCTCGCCGTCGGAGTCGTGGCAGTTCTTCAGTCGGGCGATGTGGGACCCCACGCGGGCGGGCAACGCCGATTACGCGGGCAACCAGAACCTGCGCGCCGTCCTCGCGCGCGCCTGGCCGACGTCGCTGCCGGAGCACGGGACATCGCTGGTGTGGGCCGCGGTGGTGGCGGCTTCCATCGTCGGCGCGTGGCTGCTGCTGCGTCGGCTCGAACCGACCGGCGTGCACGGACGTGGCCGGACTGACGCCGAGGTGCCAGGCGGCCGAGGTGGCAGCACTGTCGGAGACCCGGTCGGGGGCGGCCTCGCCGAAGGCCGCGCGGGTGTTGACCCGGCGGAGGGCACGGTGCCGCTGCTCCAGGTGAGTGTCACGATGGTGCTGGGCCTGCTCATCTCCCCCATCTCGTGGTCGCACCACTGGGTGTGGGCGGTGCCCGCGCTGATCGCGCTCGTGGCCGCCGCGATCCGTTGGAGACGTGTCAGCCTGCTCGCTGTCGCCGGCGGAGGGGGCGTCGTGTACCTCCTGGCGGCGCACTGGTGGTTCACCGAGGGCAACCACATCGAGCGGGACTGGCCGTGGTGGCAGCAGCTGCTTGGCTCCTCCTACACCTGGTGGGCGCTGGGAGCGGGCGTCGTCGTCGGACTCACCCTGCGCCACGACCGCGTTCCGACACCGTAG